The window GCGCCGATGGCGACATCGCGGCCCGAGTAGTCGCTCTGCGGTGCGGTGGTGCGTCCCTCTTCGGCCTCGTCTACGTGGTCGTCGTGGTCAGTCATACGCGGTTCTGCGGCGGGCGGCTACTTTGTCCTATCGTTCCCGACTCGGCCGCCAAACAAGCGCAGCGTCGGGCGGGATTCTTTGTGGAGCCAGTCCATAGCGGAGATATGTATCTCGCAGACGCCGCCTGGCCCGAGGCCGGCGAGCAACTCGACGACGAGTCGTTGGCAATCGTCCCCGTCGGTTCGACCGAACAGCACGGCCCGCATCTCCCGCTCGCGACCGACCACATCATCGCCCAGGGGCTGGCCCGCGAGGCCGCAAGCAGGGCGGACGTGGTCTGTACGCCCACCGTCAAAATCGGCGTGAGCCCCCACCACCAGCAGTTCCCGGGGACGCTGTCGGTCGACCCGCCGGCCTTTCGCGACTACATGGAATCGCTCGTCGAGAGCCTCGCCTATCAGGGCCTGAACCGCGTGGTCTTCGTCAACGCCC of the Natronomonas halophila genome contains:
- a CDS encoding DUF7550 family protein, encoding MTDHDDHVDEAEEGRTTAPQSDYSGRDVAIGAVVAVIGLLVIFGIPFLLA